One part of the Nymphaea colorata isolate Beijing-Zhang1983 chromosome 8, ASM883128v2, whole genome shotgun sequence genome encodes these proteins:
- the LOC116259162 gene encoding uncharacterized protein LOC116259162, which yields MAEESAPVTESSSVKKSVDDPSGGLKSSQFSIMSVYQAAIAGACRYITVTWSKNIMAHTLCFLVDGYGDGNQYTCKIDLKPWHFWNRKGFKQFDVAGDQIDVFWDLRTAKFSGGPEPQGEFYVAVVCQDEVVLLLGELKKEAYRKTRSRPSLFDAVLLSKKENVFGKKCFVTRAKFDGTGKEHDIVVENSISTSKEDPEMWISIDGNVVVHVKGLFWKFRGNDTVSVDNMSLQVFWDVHDWLFGGGSGHALFIFKPGLPEISQSDEESSFSGCSVTGFSLILYAWKLE from the coding sequence ATGGCGGAGGAATCGGCCCCTGTTACTGAAAGTTCTTCAGTGAAGAAGTCGGTTGATGATCCATCGGGAGGACTAAAATCGAGCCAATTTTCCATAATGTCTGTCTACCAGGCCGCCATTGCCGGGGCCTGCCGCTACATCACAGTGACATGGAGCAAAAATATCATGGCACATACTCTCTGCTTCTTGGTGGATGGGTACGGTGATGGGAACCAGTATACCTGCAAGATCGACCTCAAGCCCTGGCATTTCTGGAACAGGAAGGGATTCAAGCAATTCGACGTCGCCGGGGACCAGATCGACGTGTTTTGGGACCTTCGAACTGCGAAATTCTCCGGCGGCCCGGAGCCACAGGGCGAATTCTATGTCGCCGTCGTCTGCCAGGATGAGGTGGTGCTGCTGCTGGGTGAATTGAAGAAGGAAGCTTACAGAAAGACTAGATCAAGGCCTTCACTGTTCGACGCAGTACTgttgtcaaagaaagagaatgtgttCGGGAAGAAGTGCTTCGTGACACGAGCAAAGTTCGATGGTACAGGCAAAGAGCACGACATTGTCGTGGAGAACTCGATCTCTACGTCCAAAGAAGATCCAGAGATGTGGATCAGCATAGATGGGAATGTCGTCGTTCATGTGAAGGGTCTCTTTTGGAAATTCAGAGGGAATGACACAGTCTCTGTTGATAACATGTCATTGCAAGTCTTCTGGGACGTGCATGACTGGCTATTTGGCGGGGGCTCTGGCCATGCTCTGTTTATCTTCAAGCCTGGGCTGCCGGAAATTTCACAAAGTGATGAGGAAAGCTCATTTTCCGGTTGCTCGGTGACAggattttccttaattttatATGCATGGAAATTGGAATAA
- the LOC116259293 gene encoding uncharacterized membrane protein At3g27390 yields the protein MNKDDTWLSTPSFEGHAFFSLFCSGRMEVPVGFRSSIWGLIRFLPFFFLLLVLGLVKAALFGNIVAGIIFAGNSAVVLGLWPAHAFWTTYAVVRTKRLGLLLKILVLLLLPVPLVLWLILSIVGSLLVGISYGLFAPLAATLQAVGAKEDRLYHCLVDGSWSAIKRSCTFVRDFTDLCFHSYFSLMDDMIKDIGDDDWRLDVKLSMVPGIFLVSMLAVAIDVPMITLVALVKSPFMLLRGWQRLLQDLIGREGPFLESVCVPFAALAIVLWPIAVLFAFVGAILAGFLIGLYGGIVVHQENSLRMGLAYVVSAVALFDEYTNDLLYLQDGSCLPRPKYRKHTVPHSGQLERGISLDKHGREHSGSFGEKLASVRSRRFKDVEVTVVQLWDWLFQSCETNGRMLIQDGLLTLQDIEECLHRGRCKKVTIRLPGYCILQCLLRSAKSDTSGLLLTDDMELTLFNSSKDRFLKDWFLRPLLIMREQIKGLHLDDNEMHFFNKLIMTCDSEKLEDWSYGCFPSDDNIRKAQLQAIVRRTQGIVTSLSRMPTFRRRFHDLIRTLYLESKEKTGMASSKHDLNEGADPESSSRTKEVDAIV from the exons ATGAACAAGGACGACACCTGGCTCTCAACACCTTCATTTGAAGGCCAcgccttcttctctctcttctgctcGGGAAGGATGGAAGTTCCAGTGGGGTTCCGCTCATCTATCTGGGGATTAATTCGCTTCttgcccttcttcttcttgcttttggttCTCGGATTGGTGAAAG CCGCTCTTTTTGGAAACATCGTGGCTGGTATCATCTTTGCTGGAAACTCTGCCGTTGTTCTAGGCCTTTGGCCTGCACATGCTTTCTGGACCACCTACGCTGTGGTGAG AACCAAGAGGCTCGGTCTGCTGTTGAAGATTTTGGTGTTGCTTCTCCTACCTGTGCCTTTGGTTCTGTGGTTGATTCTCTCTATAGTTGGAAGTCTTCTTGTTGGGATTAGCTATGGGCTTTTTGCTCCATTGGCTGCAACTTTGCAGGCTGTCGGTGCAAAAGAAGACCGGCTTTATCATTGTTTGGTG GATGGTAGTTGGAGTGCGATTAAGAGAAGCTGCACATTTGTTCGGGATTTCACAGATTTGTGCTTTCACTCCTATTTTTCTCTTATGGATGACATGATAAAAGATATAGGAGACGATGATTGGCGTCTTGATGTTAA GTTGTCAATGGTACCAGGTATATTTCTGGTAAGCATGCTTGCTGTGGCCATAGATGTGCCAATGATAACACTTGTAGCACTGGTGAAGAGCCCCTTCATGCTGCTGAGAGGTTGGCAGCGGCTATTACAAGACCTGATCGGCAGAGAAGGACCTTTTCTAGAATCTGTGTGTGTACCATTTGCTGCTCTTGCCATCGTACTGTGGCCCATTGCGGTCTTGTTTGCATTCGTTGGAGCTATCCTTGCTGGCTTTCTGATAGGACTTTATGGAGGAATAGTTGTTCATCAG GAGAATTCTCTACGAATGGGGCTGGCGTACGTTGTCTCAGCAGTTGCATTGTTCGATGAATACACCAATGATTTGCTCTACTTGCAGGATGGATCTTGCCTACCCAG GCCCAAATACAGGAAACATACAGTACCTCATTCTGGACAACTCGAGAGAGGTATATCTTTAGATAAGCATGGGCGTGAACACAGTGGTTCATTTGGAGAAAAGCTGGCTTCAGTAAGGTCAAGAAGATTTAAGGATGTTGAGGTTACCGTTGTTCAG TTGTGGGATTGGCTTTTTCAATCTTGTGAGACGAATGGTAGAATGCTCATACAGGATGGTCTACTCACTCTGCAAGATATAGAGGAGTGTCTTCACAGAGGAAGGTGCAAGAAAGTAACAATTAGGCTTCCCGGTTATTGCATTCTGCAGTGCCTTCTTCGATCTGCCAAGTCTGATACCTCTGGTTTGCTGCTCA CTGATGACATGGAACTAACTCTATTTAACTCTTCGAAGGATAGATTCTTGAAAGATTGGTTTCTGAGGCCGCTACTTATTATGAGGGAGCAGATTAAAGGGCTCCATCTTGATGACAATGAGATGCACTTCTTCAATAAGTTGATCATGACCTGTGACAGCGAGAAGCTCGAGGATTGGAGTTACGGGTGTTTTCCTTCTGATGACAATATCAGGAAGGCTCAACTGCAAGCAATAGTGAGAAG GACACAGGGGATTGTAACTTCTTTGTCGAGAATGCCAACCTTCAGGCGCCGTTTTCACGATTTAATTAGGACACTATACCTTGAATCCAAGGAGAAGACCGGGATGGCCTCATCCAAACATGACCTTAATGAAGGGGCCGACCCTGAGAGCAGCAGCAGGACGAAGGAAGTTGATGCAATTGTGTAA
- the LOC116259725 gene encoding fructose-bisphosphate aldolase, cytoplasmic isozyme 1 has product MSAFIGKYTDELIKNAKYIATPGKGILAADESTGTIGKRLASINVENVESNRQALRQLLFTAPGALQYLSGVILFEETLYQKTCCGKPFVDVLLEAGVLPGIKVDKGTVDLAGTNGETTTQGFDGLGARCQQYYKAGARFAKWRAVLKIGPSEPSELSIQQNAQGLARYAIICQENGLVPIVEPEILTDGGHDIDKCAEVTEKVLAAVYKALNDHHVLLEGTLLKPNMVTPGSDSPKVAPELIAELTVRALRRTVPAAVPGIVFLSGGQSEEEATLNLNAMNKLDVLKPWTLSFSFGRALQQSTLKTWKGKEENVKAAQEAFLVRCKANSEATLGTYEGGNAGELASQSLHVKGYKY; this is encoded by the exons ATGTCGGCCTTCATCGGCAAGTACACTG ATGAACTCATCAAGAATGCCAAGTACATCGCCACCCCTGGCAAGGGAATTCTTGCCGCTGATGAGAGCACTGGCACCATAGGCAAGCGTCTCGCCAGCATCAATGTGGAGAATGTCGAGTCAAATCGCCAAGCCCTCCGCCAACTCCTCTTCACCGCCCCTGGTGCTCTCCAGTATCTCTCAGGTGTCATTCTCTTCGAGGAGACACTATATCAGAAGACCTGTTGCGGAAAGCCCTTCGTTGATGTGCTGCTTGAGGCCGGCGTTCTCCCCGGCATCAAGGTGGACAAGGGCACGGTGGACCTCGCCGGCACCAATGGAGAGACCACCACCCAGGGGTTCGATGGCCTCGGAGCCCGGTGCCAGCAGTATTACAAGGCGGGTGCTCGGTTCGCGAAGTGGCGTGCAGTCCTTAAGATCGGACCATCCGAACCATCTGAGCTCTCCATCCAGCAGAATGCTCAGGGCTTGGCTCGTTACGCCATCATCTGCCAAGAGAATGGCCTTGTCCCCATTGTTGAGCCAGAGATTCTCACTGACGGCGGCCATGATATCGACAAATGTGCAGAGGTAACTGAGAAGGTGCTAGCTGCTGTGTACAAGGCCCTCAATGATCACCATGTTCTTCTTGAGGGTACCCTTCTCAAGCCCAACATGGTGACTCCTGGATCAGACAGTCCCAAGGTAGCACCCGAGTTGATCGCTGAGTTGACGGTGAGGGCGCTCCGTCGTACCGTTCCCGCCGCTGTTCCCGGCATCGTGTTTCTGTCAGGAGGCCAGAGTGAGGAGGAGGCAACACTGAACCTGAATGCCATGAACAAGTTAGATGTGTTGAAGCCGTGGACTCTGTCCTTCTCCTTCGGCCGTGCCCTGCAGCAGAGTACCCTCAAGACAtggaaggggaaggaggagaATGTCAAGGCTGCGCAGGAGGCTTTCTTGGTCAGGTGCAAGGCCAACTCCGAGGCCACACTTGGCACGTATGAAGGTGGAAACGCCGGTGAATTGGCATCACAGAGCCTTCATGTGAAGGGATACAAATATTAA
- the LOC116258603 gene encoding zinc finger protein CONSTANS-LIKE 9-like, whose amino-acid sequence MGIICDFCGEQRSVVYCKSDAACLCLSCDRNVHSANALAQRHSRTLLCDECNAEPARVRCIQEKVSLCQTCDWNKHGASATATEHEKQAINSYAGCPSAAELSRIWSFVLELPSSGDSKCEQETGLMTIDENSVSNCWGPSSSNSVELALPSRLSDLEAADKINFWMGSSPLPPLNSLPFDADQQVGVVDPTMSKLPCDGMKDLGITNDAELYDGFNMDDMDLSFENYEELFGESRNDSELPFEEGDADSLFWGQNVSAADSQGQNEIVLEASSSVAEQAIIEEPLAAGPSKKMQTACRSMVSADSVTSNPGLDTEMNLRFAPRQACSSLSLPFSGLSGESSPGDYQDCGISSMLLMGEPPPWFPSAPEGSHPPASRDSAVRRYKEKKKTRKFEKKIRYASRKARADIRKRVKGRFVKAGEAYDYDPLCQTRSC is encoded by the exons ATGGGCATTATTTGTGACTTTTGCGGGGAGCAAAGGTCTGTGGTTTACTGCAAATCAGATGCTGCTTGCTTGTGTCTTTCATGTGATCGCAATGTTCATTCAGCAAATGCACTTGCTCAGCGTCATTCCAGAACACTCTTATGTGACGAATGTAATGCAGAACCAGCTAGAGTCAGGTGTATTCAAGAAAAAGTTTCTCTTTGTCAAACTTGTGACTGGAATAAGCACGGTGCTTCAGCCACAGCTACCGAACATGAGAAACAGGCAATAAACTCTTATGCTGGTTGTCCTTCTGCTGCAGAACTTTCTAGAATATGGTCCTTCGTATTGGAATTGCCTTCTTCTGGAGATTCAAAATGTGAACAAGAAACGGGATTGATGACTATTGATGAGAACAGTGTTAGTAACTGTTGGGGTCCTTCAAGCAGCAATTCTGTGGAGTTAGCTCTGCCTAGCAGACTAAGTGATCTGGAAGCTGCAGATAAGATCAACTTTTGGATGGGATCTTCTCCATTGCCTCCACTGAATTCTCTGCCATTTGATGCTGATCAACAAGTTGGAGTAGTGGACCCAACTATGTCCAAG ttaccttgtgatgggatgaAAGATCTTGGAATTACTAATGATGCTGAACTATATGATGGTTTCAATATGGATGATATGGACCTAAGCTTTGAGAACTATGAGGAACTCTTTGGCGAATCTCGTAATGATTCTGAGCTTCCTTTTGAGGAGGGTGATGCTGATAGCTTGTTTTGGGGACAGAATGTCTCTGCTGCTGATTCACAAGGGCAAAATGAGATTGTTTTGGAG GCCTCTTCTTCAGTAGCAGAGCAAGCAATAATTGAAGAACCCCTCGCTGCTGGTCCATCAAAGAAAATGCAGACTGCATGCAGAAGCATGGTTTCTGCTGATTCTGTGACGTCAAATCCTGGCCTTGACACTGAGATGAATCTACGATTTGCACCAAGGCAAGCTTGCTCGAGCCTGTCCCTACCATTCTCAGGGTTAAGTGGTGAAAGCAGTCCCGGAGATTATCAAGATTGTGGGATATCATCCATGCTTCTCATGGGAGAACCTCCTCCTTGGTTTCCCTCTGCTCCAGAGGGCTCACATCCTCCAGCAAGCAGAGATAGTGCTGTTAGGCgttataaagaaaagaaaaagactcgCAA GTTTGAGAAAAAGATAAGATATGCCTCTCGCAAAGCACGAGCAGATATCAGAAAGCGTGTGAAAGGGCGGTTTGTCAAGGCTGGTGAAGCTTATGACTATGACCCATTGTGTCAGACAAGAAGCTGCTGA
- the LOC116258891 gene encoding protein-tyrosine-phosphatase MKP1, with the protein MVGDGTDSSGSRRQCQVSGGQKPFWRSASWSERSTPPLPCNNGNPITNAFDPERSINPFRGFPAPLTPRSQQNLKARSCLPPLQPLAINRRNLDDWPKAGSDDTGDWLQPPTPGARKEFGKPSEGLTLDLGSFEENLVSSGSHIRKERIAYFDKECSKVADHIYLGGDAVAKNREILRQHGITHVLNCVGFVCPEYFKSDLVYKTLWLHDSPSEDITSILYDVFDYFEDVREQGGRVLVHCCQGVSRSTSLVIAYLMWREGQSFDDAFQYVKAARGITNPNMGFACQLLQCQKRVHAVPLSPSSMVRMYRMAPHSPYDPLHLVPKLLSEPSVTALDSRGAFIVNIPSAIYVWIGRKCEAVMARDAKAAAFQVVRYERAQGPVIAIEEGDEPTEFWDAFSKSVLCGENSGTVMEVRKHHIEMATDVSVGLKKVDSYNLDFEIFQRALTGGVVPPFSLSSGIGLETHLPARENGWSILRRKFVSGDVKEWVSCSRVMPSVTVSLSNVGTSIDTSRFPWSEKLSSTSSSSSSSSLSTSALKPPPLNLFSVSLASSVNENLNSSESPFSPSISANSSVASPASLIWPNTVSSSPSKGSFPSLAQRRGNMSRSLTLPMFRKEFTVLGNACSSACTSASIGMMEMDKHNGEQPSDSKQYDSNEDRETSVKYQRHVSLGEVASAALCPKTGSVTRSDCSDKESSDIVALDIAFPQAPGLVHPIVYQWPNLKQINPLGLDAANYKGVLMILIPISVSLDRQKVKALNLWVGSQWEIDCKWLNGGSRKQEPEMIDWNQVGTEFLTKMGLPTDLLVQVVKEEDRPEGFCHWLNSLVDKEIQRTN; encoded by the exons ATGGTGGGAGATGGGACCGATTCGAGCGGTTCACGGAGACAGTGTCAGGTTTCCGGTGGCCAGAAGCCATTCTGGCGGTCGGCCTCTTGGTCGGAGCGGTCGACGCCTCCACTCCCCTGCAACAATGGAAATCCGATCACTAATGCTTTCGATCCGGAGAGGTCGATTAACCCTTTTCGGGGATTCCCTGCACCCCTTACCCCTCGATCGCAGCAGAATTTGAAGGCTCGTTCGTGTTTGCCGCCTCTTCAGCCGCTAGCAATCAATCGGCGTAACTTGGACGATTGGCCTAAAGCAGGTTCAGATGATACAGGGGATTGGCTTCAGCCTCCCACTCCAGGCGCTAGGAAAGAATTTGGTAAGCCCAGTGAAGGATTGACGCTTGATTTGGGTTCCTTTGAGGAAAATTTGGTCTCATCTGGATCACATATCAGGAAGGAGAGAATTGCTTACTTTGACAAAGAATGCTCGAAGGTTGCAGATCATATCTACCTTGGCGGGGATGCGGTGGCGAAGAATCGGGAAATTCTAAGGCAACATGGTATCACCCATGTCCTCAATTGTGTTGGATTCGTTTGCCCCGAGTATTTCAAGAGTGACCTTGTATATAAGACACTCTGGTTGCATGACAGCCCATCTGAAGATATCACAAGTATACTCTATGATGTCTTTGACTACTTTGAAGATGTGAGGGAGCAAGGTGGGCGAGTTCTTGTTCATTGTTGTCAAGGAGTTTCACGTTCTACGTCGTTGGTAATTGCTTACCTTATGTGGAGGGAGGGTCAGAGTTTCGATGATGCATTTCAGTATGTGAAGGCTGCTAGAGGAATCACGAACCCTAATATGGGCTTTGCTTGCCAATTGCTGCAGTGCCAGAAGAGAGTTCACGCTGTTCCTCTAAGCCCAAGTTCAATGGTGAGAATGTATAGGATGGCACCACATTCACCATATGACCCTTTACATCTCGTCCCAAAGTTGTTGAGCGAACCTTCTGTGACTGCTTTAGATTCTAGAGGTGCTTTTATTGTGAACATACCTTCTGCAATTTATGTCTGGATCGGAAGAAAATGTGAGGCGGTCATGGCGAGAGATGCCAAAGCAGCTGCATTTCAGGTTGTTCGTTATGAGCGGGCACAGGGTCCTGTCATCGCAATTGAAGAAGGTGATGAACCTACTGAATTTTGGGATGCCTTCTCAAAAAGTGTTCTTTGTGGTGAAAACTCTGGCACCGTGATGGAGGTTAGGAAGCACCATATAGAAATGGCGACTGACGTTTCAGTAGGTTTGAAGAAAGTTGATTCATACAACTTAGATTTTGAGATTTTTCAAAGAGCTCTTACAGGAGGCGTTGTGCCTCCATTTTCATTGTCATCTGGCATAGGACTTGAAACTCATCTTCCAGCCAGAGAAAATGGTTGGAGCATACTCAGGCGGAAGTTTGTCTCTGGTGATGTAAAAGAGTGGGTTTCATGTTCTAGAGTGATGCCATCTGTTACGGTCTCACTGAGCAATGTTGGTACATCAATAGATACAAGTAGATTTCCGTGGTCCGAAAAGTTATCATCGACgtcgtcatcatcatcgtcgtcgTCGTTGTCAACTTCAGCATTGAAGCCACCACCTCTTAAtcttttctctgtttctcttgctTCAAGTGTAAATGAAAATCTGAATAGTTCTGAGTCTCCCTTCTCACCTTCAATCTCAGCCAATTCGTCGGTTGCATCCCCTGCATCGTTGATTTGGCCCAACACAGTATCAAGTTCACCTTCCAAAGGATCTTTCCCTTCTCTTGCACAGCGTAGAGGAAATATGTCGCGTTCACTTACATTACCGATGTTCAGGAAGGAATTCACGGTGCTGGGTAATGCTTGTTCTTCTGCCTGTACAAGTGCGTCAATTGGCATGATGGAAATGGATAAGCATAATGGGGAGCAACCTTCAGATTCCAAACAGTACGATTCAAACGAAGACAGAGAAACAAGTGTAAAATATCAAAGGCACGTAAGTTTAGGGGAAGTAGCATCAGCTGCGTTATGTCCGAAGACTGGTTCTGTGACCAGAAGTGACTGTTCTGATAAAGAATCCTCTGATATTGTCGCATTAGACATTGCGTTTCCTCAAGCTCCAGGTCTGGTGCATCCTATTGTGTACCAGTGGCCAAATTTAAAGCAGATTAATCCACTTGGTTTGGATGCGGCTAATTACAAAGGAGTACTAATGATCCTAATACCAATCTCGGTTTCTTTAGATAGGCAGAAAGTCAAGGCCCTGAACTTGTGGGTAGGCAGTCAGTGGGAGATAGATTGTAAGTGGTTAAATGGTGGCAGTAGAAAACAGGAACCTGAGATGATTGATTGGAATCAAGTTGGTACGGAGTTCTTGACAAAAATGGGGTTGCCGACTGATCTCCTTGTGCAG GTGGTCAAGGAGGAAGACCGGCCTGAAGGTTTTTGTCATTGGTTGAATTCCTTGGTGGACAAGGAGATTCAGAGGACCAACTAA
- the LOC116258449 gene encoding sufE-like protein 1, chloroplastic/mitochondrial: protein MSICSSFRAFHPSITRKLYLKKPIRFTARFISITPYYSPSSSKKKSPKPISPLTPVCVQSVEQLPPKLQNIIRLFDTVKDPRAKYEQLLYYGKQLSPMAEEYKTPENKVLGCVSQVWVRAFLDDEKRNVFFEADSDSGLTKGLAALLVEAFSGHPPSDIVGVSPEFIQMLGLKQSLTPSRNNGFLNMLKLMQRKALELFMDSQGMSTREGGASPAENPGIDGGLMADDEGEEMNLESDEDEDDGEACPLLGRADRIREKLMRGLDPVDLDIEDYSHAHAGHVGSRVSRGGETHFNLKIVSKKFEGKSLIKRHRLVYDLLQDEMEAGLHAISIEAKTPSEVDGR from the coding sequence ATGTCGATTTGCTCTTCTTTCCGAGCATTCCACCCAAGCATCACCCGTAAACTCTACCTCAAAAAACCCATCAGATTCACCGCCAGATTCATCTCCATAACTCCATACTACTCCCCATCATCATCGAAGAAGAAGTCCCCAAAACCCATCTCCCCTTTGACTCCCGTCTGCGTCCAATCGGTGGAACAGCTGCCGCCCAAGCTCCAGAACATCATCCGTCTCTTCGACACGGTGAAAGACCCCCGGGCGAAGTACGAGCAATTGCTCTACTACGGCAAGCAGCTGAGCCCAATGGCCGAGGAGTACAAAACCCCGGAGAACAAGGTGCTGGGATGCGTCTCCCAGGTTTGGGTTAGGGCCTTCCTCGACGACGAGAAACGAAACGTCTTCTTCGAGGCTGATTCGGATTCCGGACTCACCAAGGGTCTGGCCGCACTTCTCGTGGAGGCGTTCTCCGGCCACCCACCGTCCGATATAGTCGGGGTGTCACCGGAATTCATCCAGATGCTCGGGCTGAAGCAGAGCCTCACCCCTTCGAGGAATAACGGATtcctgaacatgctgaagctgaTGCAGAGGAAGGCCCTGGAGCTCTTCATGGACTCTCAGGGGATGTCCACTCGAGAAGGCGGCGCTAGTCCAGCGGAGAATCCGGGGATCGATGGAGGTTTGATGGCGGATGATGAAGGAGAAGAGATGAACTTGGAGTCggatgaagatgaggatgatGGGGAAGCCTGCCCTCTCCTAGGTAGAGCAGATAGGATAAGAGAGAAGTTGATGAGAGGGCTTGATCCTGTTGATTTAGATATTGAGGATTACTCTCATGCTCATGCTGGCCACGTGGGGAGTCGAGTTTCGCGTGGTGGGGAGACCCATTTCAATCTAAAAATCGTGTCCAAGAAGTTCGAGGGGAAAAGCCTGATCAAGCGACACCGTCTTGTTTATGATCTTCTGCAGGACGAAATGGAGGCTGGGCTGCACGCGATCTCTATTGAGGCAAAGACCCCGTCTGAGGTTGATGGGAGATGA